From Fulvivirga lutea:
TCATCAACCTAAAGTTGAGATCAGAAGTACAATGCAAACCCGATCCTACCTTCATTCCCGGCATATTGAACGATGAATATTGGATAGTGAATAGAGTTGAGGTGAACTCTACACTTCAATTAGGTGATACACTTCAATCGATTAATGGTATGAAACCTAAAGACCTGTTTCAAAATCATTGTGAATACTTTTTTGGCCTTGATAAACTATTGAGCAGCGATTCGGTGGTTGTGCAAACTCTTTCAAATAAGACTATTTCTCTATAATTAATTGATTCAATGATCTTTAGAATAGCAGCTATTAGTGCTTTTGTATTTCTATTAGTATTTCAGTCAAAAGCTCAAAAAGTGAAAGAGTTTTTTCACGTAAAAGTTGAAGGAGATGAATTGCCAGTTTACTTAAGAGGAAATACATCAAGTAAGAAGATTATAATTTTTGTACAGGGCGGTCCTGGAGAAAATGCCATAGACTTTGGAAGATCTAATTACCCCTACTGGAAAGAAAGCTTAGAAAAAGAGGTGTTTATTGCTTATTATGACCAACGCGGACTAAACAAACCTGCACGAAAAATTGATCAAGCTATGATCAGTTATCACCAATATGGGAAGGATATTTTGGCATTAGCGAGATATCTAAAGGAGAAATATAAGTCGAAAATTTATGTGATGGGTCATAGTGCAGGTGGCGATTTTGTGTCCAAAGCCTTAGTTGATTTTCCAGATGAATCGCAAGAACTAATTGAGGCTGTTATTTTGAGTAATACCCCGCTGACCGCTGATTTTAATGCAGAGCGGTATCAATTATACAGACCTACTTACCTAAAGAATTTGGCTAAAGAAAAAATTTTGGCAGGTCAAGATGATCAATATTGGCAAGTGGCTTTGGATTGGATTGAATCAATAGACTCCCTTCAGTCGGTAGAACACATCAGACAATGGAATAAATATGTAAATAGTGCATTTGAGCCTACAAAAAGAAAAATAACCCCTGGAATGGTTTTTAAAGTAATATTCTCAAGACCCTATAATCCAATAAAATACATAAAAAGAAATGATAATGATTTAGTGGACGATCTATTATGGGAAGATCGATTGAATTCCAATTGCTTCGAATTGTACCCAAAAATTCAACACAATGTTTTATTGATATCAGGTAGGTATGATGATATTGCACCGCCTGAGGAAATGGCAGACGCCCAAAAATTAATTCGTAATTCTAAGATAGAAATAATCCCAAATGCCGGTCATGAGTCTTTTCTTGACCAGCCGAATATATTTAACAAATTAGTACTTGAATTCATAAAAAATTAAGATGAAGGTTGTCATTCTGATAGTGCTAAGTAATGTTCTATTTGCTTTAAAAACGTATTCCCAAGAGAATGATACCAATGTTAGTATGCAGTTAGCTAGGCATCTACTCACCGAGCACATGTCCATGACTAATATTCCCGGACTTCAAATTGCTGTGGCTATTGATGGCGAAACTGTGTGGAATGAATCTTTCGGATATCGAGATATTGAGAACAAACTTGTAGTTGACAATATGACTCAGTTTAGAATTGGTAGTGTATCTAAATCTATCACCTCCATTGCGCTTGCAAGGTTGGTGGAGGAACAAAAAATTCAACTTTCAAGTACCATACGTGCCCTTGTACCTGATTACCCTAAAAAAGAATATGATATAACCATAGAACAACTTGCCAGCTCTACCTCAGGAGTAAGGCACTATCGTTCG
This genomic window contains:
- a CDS encoding alpha/beta fold hydrolase — encoded protein: MIFRIAAISAFVFLLVFQSKAQKVKEFFHVKVEGDELPVYLRGNTSSKKIIIFVQGGPGENAIDFGRSNYPYWKESLEKEVFIAYYDQRGLNKPARKIDQAMISYHQYGKDILALARYLKEKYKSKIYVMGHSAGGDFVSKALVDFPDESQELIEAVILSNTPLTADFNAERYQLYRPTYLKNLAKEKILAGQDDQYWQVALDWIESIDSLQSVEHIRQWNKYVNSAFEPTKRKITPGMVFKVIFSRPYNPIKYIKRNDNDLVDDLLWEDRLNSNCFELYPKIQHNVLLISGRYDDIAPPEEMADAQKLIRNSKIEIIPNAGHESFLDQPNIFNKLVLEFIKN